The DNA window GTCAACGCCATTAAACGAGTCATATAGAACGCTGTTAAAGTGGCACCCAAAGCACCCATCGCCCACAAGATCGGAGAGCCTAGTGGCGAATTAAATGCGTAAGCCAAGATTTCATCCTTAGAGAAGAAGCCCGCAAACGGCGGCATTCCGATGATCGCAAGCCAGCCCAAGAAGAACGTCACGTGCGTGATCGGCATGTACTTTTTAAGGCCGCCCATCTTGCGTATATCTTGTTCCTCGTGCATCGCATGGATCACAGAACCAGATCCCAAGAACATCAAGGCTTTAAAGAATGCGTGAGTCATCAAGTGGAACATCGCTGCGCCAAAAGCTCCCACACCACAAGCCAAGAACATGTAACCAAGTTGAGAAACTGTCGAGTACGCCAAGACCTTTTTAATATCCCATTGGGTCATACCGATTGTTGCCGCCAGAACCGCTGTCGCCGCACCGATGATCGCAATAACCATCATCGTGTTCGGAGCCATAATGAATAACGGATTCAAACGCACGATCATGTAAACACCGGCAGTAACCATCGTCGCCGCATGGATAAGTGCGGACACAGGTGTTGGGCCGGCCATCGCGTCTGGAAGCCAAACGTACAATGGAATCTGCGCAGATTTACCCGTAGCACCGATGAAAAGGAACAAAGTTCCCAAGGTCACCGCGCCCAACCAAGAAGCTTCCACTGTAGTTGGAGCCAAAGCGTTTAGTTCAGAAAAGTTCAATGTTCCGAAAGTGATGAACAAGATGAACATGCCAAGCAAGAATGCCGCATCACCCACACGGTTTGTGATGAAGGCTTTCATGCCCGCAGCGGCTTTTTCTTTGTCTGTGAACCAGAAACCGATCAACAAGTAAGAACAAAGACCAACGCCTTCCCAACCAACAAACATCACCAGCAAGCTGTCACCAAGAACCAGCAACAACATATTAAAGATGAACAGGTTAAGGTAAGCAAAGTACTTTGCAGCACCCTTATCGTGGTGCATGTAACCGATCGAGAATAAGTGGATCAAAGTACCCACACCCGTGATTACGAGAATCATGATAGAGCTGATTTGGTCGACGACGAAACCCGCGTTGACTTTGAATTTATCGACGGCCATCCATTCAAAAAAGCTCACGGCAATTTTGCGGGATTCCGCTGGCATCGCCACGACATCCAAAACCAGCAAGATCGCGCTGATGAAAGAAATCGCAATTGCGGAAGTGGCAATCACACCAGCCACATTGGCCGAGTGCTTTTTATAACGAACTCCGTTAATCAAGAAGCCAACAAACGGAGCCAGGATCAAAAGGGCCATTAAAAGAGAATGATTCACGGCTGCTCCCTTATCCTTTCAAGTGTTCAAAGAAGCGAATATTCACTTCGTTAAAGCGTTTAAAGATTGAAACGGCCAAAGCCAAGCCTACTGCCGCTTCTGCTGCAGCAATCGTCATGACAAAGAAAACCATGATGTGACCATCCAGAATGCCCAGGTATTTACTGAAAGCGATGAACGTCAAGTTCACTGAATTCAGCATCAATTCAACGGACATCAATAAAACGATCACGTTACGGCGAAGCAAAACACCCGCCATACCCATCATGAACAAAAGTGCTGCCAAAACCAGATAGTGAGTCAGGCCAATGTTATTAATGAAATCAGTGTTCATGTGTTCCACCTTTACTGCGCGCTAATGCTACTGCACCGACAGCGATCACCAACAAAAGAACGCCCAATGCTTCAAAGCCGAAGATGTATTTAGAGAAAAGGATCTGCCCCAACGCCTTGGTTGATTCCATCCCCGTTCCTGCGGTCACTGGATTGTCTGTCGTCTTCTCATTCAAAAGACCTACAGACATTGCGATGGCCCCAACCACCAAGCCAGCTAGCAATCCTACAGAGGCGATTTTCACGGCCCCTGAAAACTTACCCTTCGTAAAAGCTTGAAGATCTTTCTTCAAGTCGAAAAGCATGATCACCATGACGAATAGAACCATCACGGCGCCGGCATAAACAATCAGCTGAACCCCGGCAATAAAGTAAGCGTTCAACGTCACGAATAAAGCCGAGATACCCACCATCGTCATCGCCAAACAAAGTGACGAATAAATTGGGTTGGATAAAAGAATCACACTTAGTCCGCTGACCAGAGTGACTATCGCTAAAAACCAAAAAAGAAATGCATCTGCTGTCACGTTATTCTCCTCACAAAGATGCGATGTAGATCACAAGCGCTGTAATAATCGTGTTTGCCAACGCCCAGGGAAGTAAAGTCTTCCAACCGAAGTCCATAAGTTGGTCATAACGGAAGCGTGGAAGCGTCCAACGAACCCAGATAAAGACCCACAAAAAGAAGGCAAACTTGATATTAAACACAAGGAAATGGATAAGAGCTACCAAAGCACTTGCCCAACCTGCTGAAGACGTGACCGACGCCGCCCACTCTTGAACTTGTTCGACAGAGACATACGGGATGCCGTAACCACCGAAGAAGAACAAAGCCATCAATCCCGATGCGATCATCATGTGACCATATTCACCGATGAAGAACATGTTGAACTTGAATCCGCCGTATTCAGTATGGAAACCCGCAACAAGCTCGGACTCACCTTCCGCCAAGTCGAATGGCAGACGATTTGATTCGGCAAAGGCCGTTGTGAAGAACAAAAGGGCCGCCAACGGTTGATAGAAGATACCCCAGTTTGGAAGCCAGCTTGCTGTCACTGTGTGGCCAAAGAACACGAATTGAAGTGGGCCCTGTTGAGCCACGGTCATGTCTTGAAGGTTGAACGTACCGTAAAGCATGATCACGCCGACGATTGAAAGGCCCAAAGCCAGCTCATAAGAGATCGTTTGCGCAGAAGCGCGAAGCGCGCCCATCAACGAGTACTTATTTCCCGATCCCCAACCAGCCATCAGCAATGTGTAAGCAGCCAAAGAGGAAATACCCAAGATGAACACAATGCCCACGCCAATGTCATAACCTTGCACAAGGAAGGTATAAGGGCCCCAAGTTGAACCGAACATTTCAAATGTTCCGACCTGAATAGGCGTCGACATCGGAATCGCGGAAAACGCGACCGCACCCGGAATCAAGGCAAACACAGGAGCTGCGTAGTACAAAAATGGTTTCGCCGTATCAGGAACAAAGTTTTCCTTCGTTAAGAACTTCACGGCGTCAGCCAAAAGTTGCATTAAACCCAAAGGTCCAACGCGGTTCGGCCCCAAGCGGTTCTGAATGAATGCAGAACCACGGCGCTCTAGCCATACAAGAATAGGTACCGCTTGAACCATCAACAAAAAGATGACGACAAGTTTTAAACCGTTAACGGTAATTTCAAAAAGATCTTTACCCATTCCCATTGCTTAGTCCCATTCCAATGCTTTTGATTTAACTTCCCAGAAAAGTCCGAAGATGAAGATTCCGATGAAGACCATCATCGAAATAAGCACAAACAAACCCTGTCCTGATGTTAAGAAATCACGGAAAGATGTCGCCCACGGATACATGAAGATGATCTCGATATCGAAAAGGATGAATAGGATTGCAGTAAGATAATATTTTACTGAAACCTTCGTATCTTTCTTATCAAGAGCAGGAATACCGCACTCATAGGGCTCATACTTGATAGAGTTATAAACGGGTTTGCCGCCTGTTTTGGACGCGACCCATACTAAAAATGCTCCGAATAGAGCGATGAAGATGACGATGAAAATGACTCCACCGAGTGGCACTGTACCCCTCCAAAGTTGTCGTTATTATTTGGATTTCAATTAGTTATATATGTGTCGTCTGTGAAAACCAAGAAATATGAATGGAAACAAGGCGATAAGCATGGCAAGATGAGCCCACCAAATGAAAGCCGAAATGACTCATACAAGGCTTGAATCCATTCTGGAAAGGGCCTTCGAAACTACACGCGGAAAAATTCAAGTGACCGGAGCTGCATCTCCGCTCGCGCTTGCTTACTTTTTGTCGCAGACTTATTCTAAAAAAATCAACAGCTTGCCGCACTTGGTTGTTGTTAGTAGTCTTTCCGAAGCCAATAAGCTTCAGCAGCTCTTGGAGTTCTTTGACCCATCTCGTCACAGCACTATTTTGCCTGCTTTCGATGTTTCACCCTATTCGGGACTTTATCCAAACTCTCGGGTCGTCAGCGATCGCATTCGTTTTCTATCCCGGGCCCAACAAGCGAAGGCCGGTGAAATCTTCATCTCTGCTTCTGACGCGCTGACGCAAAAAACTTTGCCGGTGAAAATTCTGAAAGAATATTCACGTCTTCTGAAATCCGGCGACGAACTTCCAGAAGATATCGCCGAGTATTTGAATTCTTTAGGTTACGTCTCTGCGCCCATGGTTGAAGACAAGGGACAGTATGCCTTGCGTGGAGGTATCGTCGATCTGTTTCCTCCTACTGAAGACGAGCCGGTGCGCTTAGATCTTTTTGGCGATCAGATTGAATCCATCCGTCACTTCAATGTTGCAGATCAAAGAAGTACTGAAGAGGTTACCTCTTTTGTTCTGACTCCCGCGCGCGAAATTCTTTTCAGGGACGAGAATCACGAACGGCTTCTGCAAAGAGTTCGTACCATGATTGACGGTCGCGAGGTTGATAAAGCAGAGGCGGAAGAGACCCTGCGTTCACTGGTTCTTAAAAACTCTTTTCCTGGAATTGAATTTCTACTGCCATATTTTTATGGTGAGCTGGCAAGTCCCCTTGAGCATTTCTCTTCTTCGGTGAACGTGTGGTTCCTAGATCCAATCGAAATATCTAGATGGAGTGATGAAGTCTGGGCCGAGATTAAAGCCGACTATGCTTCAAGCACTCAGCATGTGATTCGTCCCGAATTAGATTTACTTTATACGCCATTTGAAAAACTAAGTTTTCCGCCAGGTTCCCGGGAAATCTATTTTTCTTCCTTAGAGTATCTTGAGGATGCGGACGTCGGTGAAGATGGAAGAGTGGAGTATCGCACAGCTCTTACCCAAGACTTTACAAATCTCAGCCTGAATAACGCTGTCGGATCTGAGATGTGGTTGCAGGCGGCCACCCATAAGTTGAACAAGTGGCGCGATGATGGGTATCGCATTTTTATCGGTACGAAAAATCAGTCGCACATTGAACGCCTCAAATTAATCTTCGACAAGCTGGGCTTGAAAGTCGCCCGCGCCAACGAAGATGAATATCGTTGGGACTCGTGGCTGATGGAGCAAGAGCGCGACAGCCATCTTGTCCACGTCGTGCCCCGCTATCTCAGTGAAAGTCTTCGTCTTGAAGAAGAAAAAGTCATCTTCCTTAGGGATGAGGATTTTTACGGAAAAAAACAAAGATCCCGAGAGTCTTCCGGGGCCCAAGACTTTCAAAAGCAGGCAAAGCGTCTGGCCTTCGGTGATTTGAAGCCCGGCGATCTCGTCGCTCACGTCAAACATGGCGTTGGTCAATATGAAGGCCTTAAGATCATGAATATCGGCGGAGTCGAATCTGAATACATTCAGGTCGGCTACAAAGATAAAGATAAACTATATCTTCCGGTTTATCGTGTCGGCCAGCTGCAAAAGTTTTCAGGCGCCGCCAACACCACCATTCTTGATAAGCTGGGCGGCACCGCCTGGGAAAAAACCAAAGCCAAAGTTAAAGCCCACGTCCGTGATATTGCGGCTGATCTGCTGGCTCTTTATGCAAAGCGCGCAGAACTTCATCGTCCGCCTTTTGTTTTTAAAGAGAGCGAAATTCAAATGTTTGAAAACAGCTTTCCTTACGAGGAAACAGACGATCAGATGCGCGCCATTAATGATATTATGCGAGATCTGAAGTCGACAAAGCCCATGGATCGTTTGGTTTGCGGCGATGTCGGTTTCGGGAAAACAGAAGTGGCTATGCGAGCTGCTTTCTTCGCAGTTCAAGCACGACGTCAGGTCGCCCTGCTGGCGCCGACGACTGTTTTGACTTTCCAGCACTTCGAAACTTTGAAGAAACGCTTTGAAGGATGGCCGGTTGATATTCGCGTATTAAACAGATTCGTATCGCCGTCAGAGACTAAAAAGACCTTGCAGGATCTAAAAGACGGCAAAGTAGATATCATCGTGGGTACACATAAACTTTTGGGTTCCGCCATTCAATACAAAGACCTGGGTCTTTTGATTGTCGACGAAGAGCAAAAGTTCGGTGTCACTCACAAAGAAAAAATCAAGAAGATGAAGGTCAGCGTCGACACCTTGACCTTGTCGGCGACACCCATCCCACGAACTTTAAATATGGCCTTAGTGGGAATTCGCGACCTCAGCTTGATCAACACAGCGCCCGTCGATCGCTTGCCAACACGGACCTTTGTAACTAAGTTTGACGAAGAGACGATTCGCAAAGCCATCACGGCCGAAATATCGC is part of the Bdellovibrio sp. ArHS genome and encodes:
- a CDS encoding complex I subunit 1 family protein, whose translation is MGMGKDLFEITVNGLKLVVIFLLMVQAVPILVWLERRGSAFIQNRLGPNRVGPLGLMQLLADAVKFLTKENFVPDTAKPFLYYAAPVFALIPGAVAFSAIPMSTPIQVGTFEMFGSTWGPYTFLVQGYDIGVGIVFILGISSLAAYTLLMAGWGSGNKYSLMGALRASAQTISYELALGLSIVGVIMLYGTFNLQDMTVAQQGPLQFVFFGHTVTASWLPNWGIFYQPLAALLFFTTAFAESNRLPFDLAEGESELVAGFHTEYGGFKFNMFFIGEYGHMMIASGLMALFFFGGYGIPYVSVEQVQEWAASVTSSAGWASALVALIHFLVFNIKFAFFLWVFIWVRWTLPRFRYDQLMDFGWKTLLPWALANTIITALVIYIASL
- the nuoK gene encoding NADH-quinone oxidoreductase subunit NuoK — encoded protein: MNTDFINNIGLTHYLVLAALLFMMGMAGVLLRRNVIVLLMSVELMLNSVNLTFIAFSKYLGILDGHIMVFFVMTIAAAEAAVGLALAVSIFKRFNEVNIRFFEHLKG
- a CDS encoding NADH-quinone oxidoreductase subunit A, coding for MPLGGVIFIVIFIALFGAFLVWVASKTGGKPVYNSIKYEPYECGIPALDKKDTKVSVKYYLTAILFILFDIEIIFMYPWATSFRDFLTSGQGLFVLISMMVFIGIFIFGLFWEVKSKALEWD
- a CDS encoding NADH-quinone oxidoreductase subunit J, producing MTADAFLFWFLAIVTLVSGLSVILLSNPIYSSLCLAMTMVGISALFVTLNAYFIAGVQLIVYAGAVMVLFVMVIMLFDLKKDLQAFTKGKFSGAVKIASVGLLAGLVVGAIAMSVGLLNEKTTDNPVTAGTGMESTKALGQILFSKYIFGFEALGVLLLVIAVGAVALARSKGGTHEH
- the nuoL gene encoding NADH-quinone oxidoreductase subunit L, whose product is MALLILAPFVGFLINGVRYKKHSANVAGVIATSAIAISFISAILLVLDVVAMPAESRKIAVSFFEWMAVDKFKVNAGFVVDQISSIMILVITGVGTLIHLFSIGYMHHDKGAAKYFAYLNLFIFNMLLLVLGDSLLVMFVGWEGVGLCSYLLIGFWFTDKEKAAAGMKAFITNRVGDAAFLLGMFILFITFGTLNFSELNALAPTTVEASWLGAVTLGTLFLFIGATGKSAQIPLYVWLPDAMAGPTPVSALIHAATMVTAGVYMIVRLNPLFIMAPNTMMVIAIIGAATAVLAATIGMTQWDIKKVLAYSTVSQLGYMFLACGVGAFGAAMFHLMTHAFFKALMFLGSGSVIHAMHEEQDIRKMGGLKKYMPITHVTFFLGWLAIIGMPPFAGFFSKDEILAYAFNSPLGSPILWAMGALGATLTAFYMTRLMALTFWGKSRVPSDVHPHESPALMTIPLIVLGILSVIGGWIGIPHVIGEHLGHLPNVWEHWLHPLISPIPGWTAIDVTTEWTLMGVSVGLALISAIVAYQFYVKSPETPKKIAESIKPVYNLVYNKYFVDEAYFGFIINPLVSISKNTWYYIDVNFIDKATYLAGDLVRGMGSFVRSIQTGNMQQYAMYIGIGVVVALSFVIMR
- the mfd gene encoding transcription-repair coupling factor, which encodes MKAEMTHTRLESILERAFETTRGKIQVTGAASPLALAYFLSQTYSKKINSLPHLVVVSSLSEANKLQQLLEFFDPSRHSTILPAFDVSPYSGLYPNSRVVSDRIRFLSRAQQAKAGEIFISASDALTQKTLPVKILKEYSRLLKSGDELPEDIAEYLNSLGYVSAPMVEDKGQYALRGGIVDLFPPTEDEPVRLDLFGDQIESIRHFNVADQRSTEEVTSFVLTPAREILFRDENHERLLQRVRTMIDGREVDKAEAEETLRSLVLKNSFPGIEFLLPYFYGELASPLEHFSSSVNVWFLDPIEISRWSDEVWAEIKADYASSTQHVIRPELDLLYTPFEKLSFPPGSREIYFSSLEYLEDADVGEDGRVEYRTALTQDFTNLSLNNAVGSEMWLQAATHKLNKWRDDGYRIFIGTKNQSHIERLKLIFDKLGLKVARANEDEYRWDSWLMEQERDSHLVHVVPRYLSESLRLEEEKVIFLRDEDFYGKKQRSRESSGAQDFQKQAKRLAFGDLKPGDLVAHVKHGVGQYEGLKIMNIGGVESEYIQVGYKDKDKLYLPVYRVGQLQKFSGAANTTILDKLGGTAWEKTKAKVKAHVRDIAADLLALYAKRAELHRPPFVFKESEIQMFENSFPYEETDDQMRAINDIMRDLKSTKPMDRLVCGDVGFGKTEVAMRAAFFAVQARRQVALLAPTTVLTFQHFETLKKRFEGWPVDIRVLNRFVSPSETKKTLQDLKDGKVDIIVGTHKLLGSAIQYKDLGLLIVDEEQKFGVTHKEKIKKMKVSVDTLTLSATPIPRTLNMALVGIRDLSLINTAPVDRLPTRTFVTKFDEETIRKAITAEISRGGQVYFIHNRIESIYGLADEIRNIVPEARIRIGHGQMEEHELEKTMLAFFHHEIDVLICTAIVESGMDVPRANTMFIDSAHMFGLSQLYQLRGRVGRSKTRAYCYLMMPRNRKLDKEQQERLKIIQENTALGSGIKIAQYDLELRGAGNILGEEQSGHINSVGYEMYMDLLNEALAEAKGESVDDMDLDPEINLRIPAMIPDNYISDIRIRLSYYKALAEITSNEDLDRIEEELRDQFGPIPDPTVNLMGLMLIRRQCKELGVRDISAGLKSVSLIFTEKTKLKPETVIQLAVRESKKYSLTPDNRLNIKLANISWSAVHEELENLLKLI